The proteins below are encoded in one region of Apium graveolens cultivar Ventura chromosome 4, ASM990537v1, whole genome shotgun sequence:
- the LOC141718831 gene encoding uncharacterized protein LOC141718831 yields MDASKSQIFIEIEKDTDVCWPKPLKVNPAKLDTSKYYRFHKDVVHDTDEFRQLKDGIEILIRKGILSKYTGDREKHNSGRRNFDDRKGSSKVIDDFDSEGVKFPHDDPLVITPVENSPVKRVIVDNGASIDILLYDTFIMMGYNDSQLNPTDTPIYGFAGVECPVEGIIKLPLTMGQEPRRAMQMLNFMVVKAGSTYIAIMGRKGSGKFLGLMIFKRGIEANPDKKKAILDMEPPRKRFERCVGEGRA; encoded by the exons ATGGATGCCtctaaaagccagattttcatAGAAATCGAGAAAGATACGGATGTttgttggcctaaacccttgaaggttAATCCCGCAAAGCTAGATACAAGCAAATATTATAGATTTCACAAGGACGTTGTTCATGACACCGATGAATTCCGACAACTGAAGGATGGAATTGAAATCCTAATCCGAAAGGGGATATTGAGTAAGTATACTGGGGACAGAGAGAAACACAATAGTGgaagaaggaactttgatgatcgtaaggg GAGTAGCAAGGTGATTGATGATTTCGACTCGGAAGGGGTCAAGTTTCCTCATGATGATCCCCTAGTCATAACACCCGTAGAGAACAGCCCGGTGAAAAGAGTCATTGTAGACAATGGAGCATCGATAGATATTTTACTCTATGATACCTTCATAATGATGGGTTACAATGACTCCCAATTGAACCCAACTGATACGCCGATATATGGTTTCGCTGGAGTCgaatgccccgtggaagggataattaagctACCACTAACAATGGGTCAGGAGCCAAGACGGGCCATGCAGATGTTGAACTTTATGGTAGTGAAGGCTGGATCAACATATATTGCAATCATGGGAAGGAAGG GATCAGGGAAATTTCTAGGATTAATGATCTTTAAGAGGGGAATTGAAGCAAATCCTGATAAGAAAAAGGCCATTTTAGATATGGAGCCTCCACG AAAGCGCTTTGAACGCTGTGTTGGTGAAGGAAGAGCTTAA
- the LOC141718832 gene encoding uncharacterized protein LOC141718832 yields MEGKMENEGAQVIDKKFWVLYFDGASKTSSSGARLVLQSPDEFLIEYAMKLDFPTTKNEAEYNALIAGLGLAGTLRVKNLKVREDSKLVVSQVKGEFEVRDESMRSMYA; encoded by the coding sequence ATGGAGGGTAAAATGGAGAATGAAGGAGCACAGGTCATTGACAAGAAATTCTGGGtactctattttgatggggcatcaaaaacaagTTCAAGTGGAGCTAGACTAGTCTTACAAAGCCCTGATGAGTTCCtgattgagtatgctatgaagttagatttcCCCACCACGAAGAATGAAGCTGAATACAATGCCTTGATAGCTGGTCTAGGCCTAGCTGGAACTTTGAGGGTTAAAAACCTGAAAGTCCGTGAGGACTCAAAACTTGTGGTATCCCAAGTCAAGGGAGAGTTCGAAGTGAGAGATGAAAGCATGCGAAGTATGTACGCCTAG